The nucleotide sequence GGTCTCCAATCCTCCGGCACAACCGATATAAAGTTCTCCTTCATCTTCCGAATCCATATTGATTAAAATCTCCGCGTCCAGCAAACCGGGTTTCAGGGAGCTTGCCCCGGTCATTCCGGTTTCTTCATCCACGGTAAACAGGGCTTCTATCGGACCATGCTCCAGATCATCCGATTGCAAAACCGTCAAGGCAGCAGCTACACCGATTCCATTATCGGCCCCCAGTGTGGTTCCGTCAGCAGTAACCCACTCCCCGTCAACATAAGCTTCAATGGGTTGATTCTCGAAATCAAAGTCTTTATCACTCTGAGGCACCATGTCCAAATGACCCTGGAGAACTACCGGCTTTTTATTTTCATATCCCTTAGTAGCCGGCTTTTTGATAATGATATTCCCTACCTCATCCTTAATGGTTTCGAGACCCAGATCTTTTCCAAACTTTTCGATGAATTTCACCACACTGGCTTCTTTCTTTGAGGGCCTGGGAATTTGGGTCAGTTTATAGAAGTTTTCCCATAGGGGTTTGGGATCTAAGTTTGTAATGTCGCTCATATTGTGTCCTCCGATATTTTATGAATTTGTATTTTCTGTTTCCAGTTCCTTAAAAGTGATATAACGTTGTTCATAAAGTTGTGAAAGAAACTTGCTTACCCTGTCCTCTACTTCATGGTGTGGTTTGACCTTATCTCCAAGCTTTTCTTTCAGGTTATCACAAATCTGCCGAACATTCTTTTCACCATCTATTTCCAGCCAGGTTGTAGAACCCAGTTCATCCAGATATATGGTAAAATGCTCCTTTCTGCGCGGGGGAATAAAAACATTACGCATCCACTGTTTTCGGAACTTGGGTACTATCAGACAAACATTCCCGTCTTTGGTAAATTCATGTTCATGCCGGCGCACAGGATGCAATTCCAGGGTGTTGGTATTTTTCAGGATCTTCCTGCGCTGAAAGAAATTCAATCCCATATTACTGATTTGCTTTTCATTTCAAAATTAAAAAAATTCTTCCGTTTGCTTTCTAAACCATCACGTTCTTACAATAATGCTGCACGTAGAGATCCGTCCCCTGACATATGCATTGTGTAAAAGGAGCCGCCCGGATATCCGGGCGGCTCCATGGGTTATTTTAATTCAGTCT is from Bacteroidales bacterium and encodes:
- a CDS encoding PqqD family protein, with the translated sequence MGLNFFQRRKILKNTNTLELHPVRRHEHEFTKDGNVCLIVPKFRKQWMRNVFIPPRRKEHFTIYLDELGSTTWLEIDGEKNVRQICDNLKEKLGDKVKPHHEVEDRVSKFLSQLYEQRYITFKELETENTNS